One window of the Rosa rugosa chromosome 3, drRosRugo1.1, whole genome shotgun sequence genome contains the following:
- the LOC133737007 gene encoding uncharacterized protein LOC133737007 isoform X1, which translates to MDESPQKSPATPKRRTRRRLVQSTLVLVKPAELVENGDPKKENSEEKNDQDEEFCGSQSKRKRKPAAAKKTPPVKAPKKNGKRSANSTPTKKNGKDVVVEDGPLIMPDLRLEAKLRSEEISRIWTKEGRQLHPFFACSKAGKKSQEATEVEGSSSFMGCKEKYITCAPIHVFDDTQDDAVFLDWRNWTFCEETSLTSGPHHECMPSSIFEGSVECLNFDKASSVSQPCKSSTFQNTASLDQCRIQQECAQETSSTVPQFLPNEQMRCYQHSKEVEDCEVGLFSEHTGCMKESDIEQQNTFLEERMSNNPGCCDQSENSLWTYKYQPKNAREGSSSENLIMQVCGNNESVRFLSEWLRSWYERDLQTSEDGDRQGIDYKCTQSDSESEDDEILKKKNVLLVTGPIGSGKSAAIYACAKEQGIKVLELSASECRTGATVKQRFGEAFKSRKFQRSVTNAAGSQNKLIMKSRFVEATGTTGQDLDDDVVELIPISDEESHDATGTSGTFAFKEDCCKDKLVILFEDVDITFQEERGFIAAIQQIAKTANGPIILTSNSPKPDLPDSFDRLQVHFMLPSSAELYSHAYMVCAAERASIQPYLLERFIECCGGDIRKIIMHLQFWCQGRSFRKDTKIMRETYGSLLFDVEAGHQMLPKLLPWDLPSQLSDLVEKEITKSLSMMEEGLSPMEVDDNIEVQCSLNMAYSEMENMEAKKVAMLSRNGYTHECSEYTATDTAPDFSNDSSTSFPFPRRHVRRMHGVVLSSDSEDDFMKNGYPTVTDKDTNHEILGVDSLSEMLLFPGVTNIDRGLYDCLTADEFPTSEMCNFADISCVPESSFVPETQMDNETDFLSQTMSSGHFATAINEVFLGDELPVEDNNGIDLLSQTVSSGHFANTMNEVRFDEELPVEDNNPAQLKSGLQINFDNVGNNCDAILEYSHQELEDSQSEHGETVARAYQLMDECSRMDFNKGSKFIQEKKTSAVSDLVQDSWNKIRGWRNDLRQYAASEQEASQIVMLAYRTSNLISETDMLFSKCQPLMSDSVEPSMISSDESDSFSWCDERLLLASTIAQHGFCFYAKGISSVGSNVGCVRRVDMDIASEMLANTTNMMALCKLVGQGMRTSKTSYAGRNSEISQPNVITSEIKSHIFDAIQSIVPSRFNLTLRGSAYLEYLSSLRHISRSEASRLSKGVEMTTRRRRRRVAPHYLSSGARMLSAEQLSLLDQYNLRGKTTTSSD; encoded by the exons GAAATCTCACGGATCTGGACGAAGGAAGGAAGGCAATTACATCCCTTTTTTGCATGTTCGAAAGCGGGCAAGAAAAGTCAGGAGGCAACTGAAGTCGAGGGCAGTTCAAGCTTCATGGGGTGTAAGGAGAAATATATTACTTGTGCCCCAATTCATGTGTTTGACGATACTCAG GACGATGCTGTGTTTCTTGattggagaaattggacatTTTGTGAGGAAACCAGTCTGACAAGTGGTCCTCATCATGAATGTATGCCGTCCTCAATATTTGAGGGCTCTGTTGAGTGCTTAAATTTTGATAAGGCTTCTAGTGTTTCCCAACCGTGCAAATCATCAACTTTTCAAAACACAGCCTCTTTAGATCAGTGTCGTATTCAACAGGAATGTGCTCAGGAAACATCATCCACAGTCCCTCAGTTTTTGCCTAATGAGCAAATGAGGTGCTATCAGCACTCAAAGGAAGTAGAG GATTGTGAGGTTGGTTTGTTTTCTGAGCATACTGGTTGCATGAAGGAGTCAGATATTGAGCAGCAGAATACATTTCTGGAGGAAAG gatgtcaaacaatCCTGGTTGCTGTGATCAATCTGAGAATAGCTTATGGACTTATAAGTACCAGCCAAAGAATGCCAGGGAG GGTTCTTCTTCTGAAAACTTGATCATGCAGGTATGTGGTAATAATGAATCTGTGAGGTTTTTGAGTGAGTGGCTTCGTTCTTGGTATGAACGAGATCTTCAAACTAGTGAAGATGGTGACAGGCAAGGCATTGATTATAAGTGCACTCAAAGTGACTCAGAAAGTGAAGACGATGAGATcttgaagaaaaagaatgtTCTGTTAGTTACAGGGCCAATTGGG AGTGGAAAGTCTGCAGCTATATATGCGTGTGCAAAAGAACAAGGGATTAAGGTTTTGGAG CTCAGTGCATCAGAGTGTCGGACTGGAGCTACTGTAAAACAGAGGTTTGGAGAGGCGTTCAAATCTCGCAAGTTTCAAAG ATCAGTGACCAATGCTGCTGGTTCACAGAACAAGCTTATTATGAAGTCTCGCTTTGTTGAGGCTACTGGTACGACAGGCCAAGACTTGGATGATGATGTTGTTGAACTGATACCCATATCAGATGAAGAAAGTCATGATGCTACTGGAACTTCTGGAACATTTGCCTTCAAGGAGGACTGTTGCAAAGATAAACTTGTTATACTTTTTGAGGATGTGGACATTACTTTTCAAGAAGAACGTGGTTTCATTGCAGCAATTCAGCAGATAGCTAAAACAGCGAATGGGCCCATAATATTGACCAGCAATA GTCCAAAACCTGACCTGCCAGACAGTTTTGATAGATTACAAGTGCATTTCATGTTGCCATCATCAGCGGAGCTGTATTCCCATGCATATATG GTTTGTGCTGCAGAGAGAGCCAGCATACAGCCCTATTTACTTGAGCGATTTATTGAATGTTGTGGAGGAGATATTCGGAAAATTATTATGCATCTTCAGTTCTGGTGCCAAGGTAGAAGTTTTAGAAAAG ATACAAAAATTATGCGAGAGACATATGGTTCATTGCTATTTGATGTTGAGGCTGGTCATCAGATGCTGCCAAAATTATTACCTTGGGATTTACCTTCTCAGTTATCTGATTTAGTAGAGAAAGAGATAACCAAGTCATTATCAATGATGGAAGAAGGTTTAAGCCCAATGGAGGTAGATGACAATATAGAAGTGCAATGTAGTTTGAACATGGCTTATAGTGAAATGGAAAATATGGAGGCCAAGAAGGTAGCAATGCTGAGCAGGAATGGCTATACTCATGAGTGCAGTGAGTACACAGCAACTGATACTGCTCCCGACTTTTCTAATGATTCAAGTACCTCATTTCCTTTCCCCCGGCGACATGTTCGGAGGATGCATGGTGTTGTATTGTCTTCTGATTCTGAAGATGACTTTATGAAGAATGGATATCCTACAGTTACAGATAAAGATACTAACCATGAAATCCTTGGAGTTGACTCATTATCAGAGATGCTACTTTTTCCTGGAGTGACGAATATAGATAGAGGACTTTATGACTGTTTAACTGCAGATGAATTTCCCACAAGTGAAATGTGCAACTTCGCAGATATATCCTGTGTGCCAGAATCGTCTTTTGTTCCCGAAACTCAAATGGATAATGAAACAGATTTCTTATCTCAAACAATGTCTTCTGGTCACTTTGCTACAGCTATAAATGAAGTATTTTTGGGCGATGAATTACCAGTTGAAGACAATAATGGAATAGATCTGTTGTCTCAAACAGTGTCTTCTGGCCATTTTGCTAACACCATGAATGAAGTACGTTTCGATGAAGAATTACCTGTTGAAGACAACAATCCTGCTCAATTAAAATCAGGATTACAGATAAATTTTGATAATGTGGGAAATAATTGTGATGCCATTCTAGAATATTCTCATCAGGAGTTGGAAGATTCTCAAAGTGAACATGGGGAGACTGTTGCAAGAGCTTATCAATTGATGGATGAGTGCAGCCGCATGGATTTTAATAAGGGCTCCAAGTTTATACAGGAGAAAAAAACCTCAGCAGTCAGTGATCTTGTTCAAGATTCATGGAACAAAATTCGTGGATGGCGCAATGATCTAAGGCAGTATGCTGCATCAGAACAAGAGGCCTCTCAGATTGTTATGCTTGCTTATAGAACGAGCAATTTGATCTCGGAAACTGACATGTTGTTTTCTAAATGCCAACCACTAATGAGT GATTCTGTGGAACCATCAATGATCTCCTCTGATGAGTCGGATTCATTCAGCTGGTGTGATGAGCGGTTGCTATTGGCATCCACAATTGCCCAGCATGGATTTTGCTTCTACGCAAAGGGCATTTCTTCAGTAGGATCAAATGTAGGTTGTGTGAGGAGGGTGGATATGGATATAGCCTCTGAGATGTTGGCTAACACAACTAATATGATGGCCTTATGTAAGTTAGTTGGACAGGGTATGAGAACAAGTAAAACATCATATGCTGGAAGAAATTCAGAGATTAGTCAGCCAAATGTGATTACAAG TGAAATCAAGTCGCATATATTTGATGCAATCCAGTCAATTGTACCTTCCAGATTCAACTTGACATTGAGAGGCAGTGCATACCTCGAGTATCTTTCCTCACTTCGCCACATTTCAAGATCAGAAGCTTCTCGTTTGTCAAAAGGCGTCGAGATGaccacaagaagaagaag GAGGAGGGTTGCTCCACACTACCTGAGCAGTGGTGCAAGAATGTTGTCTGCTGAACAGTTATCATTGCTAGATCAGTATAACTTACGTGGGAAGACCACCACCTCTTCCGATTAA
- the LOC133737007 gene encoding uncharacterized protein LOC133737007 isoform X2, producing the protein MDESPQKSPATPKRRTRRRLVQSTLVLVKPAELVENGDPKKENSEEKNDQDEEFCGSQSKRKRKPAAAKKTPPVKAPKKNGKRSANSTPTKKNGKDVVVEDGPLIMPDLRLEAKLRSEEISRIWTKEGRQLHPFFACSKAGKKSQEATEVEGSSSFMGCKEKYITCAPIHVFDDTQDDAVFLDWRNWTFCEETSLTSGPHHECMPSSIFEGSVECLNFDKASSVSQPCKSSTFQNTASLDQCRIQQECAQETSSTVPQFLPNEQMRCYQHSKEVEDCEVGLFSEHTGCMKESDIEQQNTFLEERMSNNPGCCDQSENSLWTYKYQPKNAREVCGNNESVRFLSEWLRSWYERDLQTSEDGDRQGIDYKCTQSDSESEDDEILKKKNVLLVTGPIGSGKSAAIYACAKEQGIKVLELSASECRTGATVKQRFGEAFKSRKFQRSVTNAAGSQNKLIMKSRFVEATGTTGQDLDDDVVELIPISDEESHDATGTSGTFAFKEDCCKDKLVILFEDVDITFQEERGFIAAIQQIAKTANGPIILTSNSPKPDLPDSFDRLQVHFMLPSSAELYSHAYMVCAAERASIQPYLLERFIECCGGDIRKIIMHLQFWCQGRSFRKDTKIMRETYGSLLFDVEAGHQMLPKLLPWDLPSQLSDLVEKEITKSLSMMEEGLSPMEVDDNIEVQCSLNMAYSEMENMEAKKVAMLSRNGYTHECSEYTATDTAPDFSNDSSTSFPFPRRHVRRMHGVVLSSDSEDDFMKNGYPTVTDKDTNHEILGVDSLSEMLLFPGVTNIDRGLYDCLTADEFPTSEMCNFADISCVPESSFVPETQMDNETDFLSQTMSSGHFATAINEVFLGDELPVEDNNGIDLLSQTVSSGHFANTMNEVRFDEELPVEDNNPAQLKSGLQINFDNVGNNCDAILEYSHQELEDSQSEHGETVARAYQLMDECSRMDFNKGSKFIQEKKTSAVSDLVQDSWNKIRGWRNDLRQYAASEQEASQIVMLAYRTSNLISETDMLFSKCQPLMSDSVEPSMISSDESDSFSWCDERLLLASTIAQHGFCFYAKGISSVGSNVGCVRRVDMDIASEMLANTTNMMALCKLVGQGMRTSKTSYAGRNSEISQPNVITSEIKSHIFDAIQSIVPSRFNLTLRGSAYLEYLSSLRHISRSEASRLSKGVEMTTRRRRRRVAPHYLSSGARMLSAEQLSLLDQYNLRGKTTTSSD; encoded by the exons GAAATCTCACGGATCTGGACGAAGGAAGGAAGGCAATTACATCCCTTTTTTGCATGTTCGAAAGCGGGCAAGAAAAGTCAGGAGGCAACTGAAGTCGAGGGCAGTTCAAGCTTCATGGGGTGTAAGGAGAAATATATTACTTGTGCCCCAATTCATGTGTTTGACGATACTCAG GACGATGCTGTGTTTCTTGattggagaaattggacatTTTGTGAGGAAACCAGTCTGACAAGTGGTCCTCATCATGAATGTATGCCGTCCTCAATATTTGAGGGCTCTGTTGAGTGCTTAAATTTTGATAAGGCTTCTAGTGTTTCCCAACCGTGCAAATCATCAACTTTTCAAAACACAGCCTCTTTAGATCAGTGTCGTATTCAACAGGAATGTGCTCAGGAAACATCATCCACAGTCCCTCAGTTTTTGCCTAATGAGCAAATGAGGTGCTATCAGCACTCAAAGGAAGTAGAG GATTGTGAGGTTGGTTTGTTTTCTGAGCATACTGGTTGCATGAAGGAGTCAGATATTGAGCAGCAGAATACATTTCTGGAGGAAAG gatgtcaaacaatCCTGGTTGCTGTGATCAATCTGAGAATAGCTTATGGACTTATAAGTACCAGCCAAAGAATGCCAGGGAG GTATGTGGTAATAATGAATCTGTGAGGTTTTTGAGTGAGTGGCTTCGTTCTTGGTATGAACGAGATCTTCAAACTAGTGAAGATGGTGACAGGCAAGGCATTGATTATAAGTGCACTCAAAGTGACTCAGAAAGTGAAGACGATGAGATcttgaagaaaaagaatgtTCTGTTAGTTACAGGGCCAATTGGG AGTGGAAAGTCTGCAGCTATATATGCGTGTGCAAAAGAACAAGGGATTAAGGTTTTGGAG CTCAGTGCATCAGAGTGTCGGACTGGAGCTACTGTAAAACAGAGGTTTGGAGAGGCGTTCAAATCTCGCAAGTTTCAAAG ATCAGTGACCAATGCTGCTGGTTCACAGAACAAGCTTATTATGAAGTCTCGCTTTGTTGAGGCTACTGGTACGACAGGCCAAGACTTGGATGATGATGTTGTTGAACTGATACCCATATCAGATGAAGAAAGTCATGATGCTACTGGAACTTCTGGAACATTTGCCTTCAAGGAGGACTGTTGCAAAGATAAACTTGTTATACTTTTTGAGGATGTGGACATTACTTTTCAAGAAGAACGTGGTTTCATTGCAGCAATTCAGCAGATAGCTAAAACAGCGAATGGGCCCATAATATTGACCAGCAATA GTCCAAAACCTGACCTGCCAGACAGTTTTGATAGATTACAAGTGCATTTCATGTTGCCATCATCAGCGGAGCTGTATTCCCATGCATATATG GTTTGTGCTGCAGAGAGAGCCAGCATACAGCCCTATTTACTTGAGCGATTTATTGAATGTTGTGGAGGAGATATTCGGAAAATTATTATGCATCTTCAGTTCTGGTGCCAAGGTAGAAGTTTTAGAAAAG ATACAAAAATTATGCGAGAGACATATGGTTCATTGCTATTTGATGTTGAGGCTGGTCATCAGATGCTGCCAAAATTATTACCTTGGGATTTACCTTCTCAGTTATCTGATTTAGTAGAGAAAGAGATAACCAAGTCATTATCAATGATGGAAGAAGGTTTAAGCCCAATGGAGGTAGATGACAATATAGAAGTGCAATGTAGTTTGAACATGGCTTATAGTGAAATGGAAAATATGGAGGCCAAGAAGGTAGCAATGCTGAGCAGGAATGGCTATACTCATGAGTGCAGTGAGTACACAGCAACTGATACTGCTCCCGACTTTTCTAATGATTCAAGTACCTCATTTCCTTTCCCCCGGCGACATGTTCGGAGGATGCATGGTGTTGTATTGTCTTCTGATTCTGAAGATGACTTTATGAAGAATGGATATCCTACAGTTACAGATAAAGATACTAACCATGAAATCCTTGGAGTTGACTCATTATCAGAGATGCTACTTTTTCCTGGAGTGACGAATATAGATAGAGGACTTTATGACTGTTTAACTGCAGATGAATTTCCCACAAGTGAAATGTGCAACTTCGCAGATATATCCTGTGTGCCAGAATCGTCTTTTGTTCCCGAAACTCAAATGGATAATGAAACAGATTTCTTATCTCAAACAATGTCTTCTGGTCACTTTGCTACAGCTATAAATGAAGTATTTTTGGGCGATGAATTACCAGTTGAAGACAATAATGGAATAGATCTGTTGTCTCAAACAGTGTCTTCTGGCCATTTTGCTAACACCATGAATGAAGTACGTTTCGATGAAGAATTACCTGTTGAAGACAACAATCCTGCTCAATTAAAATCAGGATTACAGATAAATTTTGATAATGTGGGAAATAATTGTGATGCCATTCTAGAATATTCTCATCAGGAGTTGGAAGATTCTCAAAGTGAACATGGGGAGACTGTTGCAAGAGCTTATCAATTGATGGATGAGTGCAGCCGCATGGATTTTAATAAGGGCTCCAAGTTTATACAGGAGAAAAAAACCTCAGCAGTCAGTGATCTTGTTCAAGATTCATGGAACAAAATTCGTGGATGGCGCAATGATCTAAGGCAGTATGCTGCATCAGAACAAGAGGCCTCTCAGATTGTTATGCTTGCTTATAGAACGAGCAATTTGATCTCGGAAACTGACATGTTGTTTTCTAAATGCCAACCACTAATGAGT GATTCTGTGGAACCATCAATGATCTCCTCTGATGAGTCGGATTCATTCAGCTGGTGTGATGAGCGGTTGCTATTGGCATCCACAATTGCCCAGCATGGATTTTGCTTCTACGCAAAGGGCATTTCTTCAGTAGGATCAAATGTAGGTTGTGTGAGGAGGGTGGATATGGATATAGCCTCTGAGATGTTGGCTAACACAACTAATATGATGGCCTTATGTAAGTTAGTTGGACAGGGTATGAGAACAAGTAAAACATCATATGCTGGAAGAAATTCAGAGATTAGTCAGCCAAATGTGATTACAAG TGAAATCAAGTCGCATATATTTGATGCAATCCAGTCAATTGTACCTTCCAGATTCAACTTGACATTGAGAGGCAGTGCATACCTCGAGTATCTTTCCTCACTTCGCCACATTTCAAGATCAGAAGCTTCTCGTTTGTCAAAAGGCGTCGAGATGaccacaagaagaagaag GAGGAGGGTTGCTCCACACTACCTGAGCAGTGGTGCAAGAATGTTGTCTGCTGAACAGTTATCATTGCTAGATCAGTATAACTTACGTGGGAAGACCACCACCTCTTCCGATTAA
- the LOC133738101 gene encoding uncharacterized protein LOC133738101, with protein sequence MPASSSFLGQMSVREAWKSTSRRWGGGNNNPCGGNSGGATPHSEGSFKKQMEGFSNMYGSGGYGYGENATVRKRVMVVVDDSSHSKHAMMWALTHVANKGDLLTLLHIMPSSSHRDSSAGSPYLANSLGSLCKACKPEVEVEALVIQGPRLATVISQVKKLEVSVLVLGQKKASPLISCLYGTSRTEEFVEHCINNADCLTIGVRKQSKGVGGYLINTRWQKDFWLLA encoded by the exons ATGCCAGCTTCAAGTTCATTTCTGGGGCAGATGAGTGTTAGGGAGGCTTGGAAATCAACTTCAAGAAGGTGGGGAGGTGGGAATAACAATCCTTGTGGTGGCAACAGTGGTGGTGCAACTCCACACTCTGAGGGAAGCTTCAAGAAGCAAATGGAAGGGTTTAGCAACATGTATGGTAGCGGTGGTTATGGTTATGGTGAGAATGCAACAGTGAGGAAGAGAGTCATGGTCGTGGTGGATGACTCATCTCATTCCAAACATGCAATGATGTGGGCTCTCACTCATGTTGCCAACAAGGGTGATTTGCTTACTCTTCTTCACATCATGCCTTCTAGTTCACATAGGGACTCTTCTGCTGGTTCTCCATACCTTGCAAACTCTCTTGGGTCTCTTTGCAAGGCTTGCAAGCCTGAG GTTGAAGTGGAAGCACTTGTGATCCAAGGACCTAGACTAGCCACGGTGATAAGCCAAGTGAAGAAGCTAGAGGTCTCAGTCCTAGTTCTGGGTCAGAAGAAAGCTTCTCCCCTCATTAGCTG CTTATATGGAACAAGCAGAACTGAGGAGTTTGTGGAACATTGCATCAACAATGCAGATTGCTTGACTATTGGAGTCAGGAAGCAAAGCAAAGGTGTGGGTGGCTATCTCATCAACACTAGATGGCAGAAGGATTTCTGGCTCTTGGCCTAG
- the LOC133738100 gene encoding UDP-galactose transporter 1, whose amino-acid sequence MEESRLCQWTVIRSLLAVLQWWGFNVTVVVMNKWIFQKLDFKFPLTVSCVHFICSAIGAYTVIKVLKLKPLIAVEPEDRWKRIFPMSFVFCINIVLGNVSLRYIPVSFMQTIKSFTPATTVFLQWLVWRKSFDWRIWASLIPIVGGILLTSVTELSFNMLGFCAALFGCLATSTKTILAESLLHGYKFDSINTVYYMAPFATMILGVPAMLLEGNGVLEWLHTHETLVPSLTIIFSSGVLAFCLNFSIFYVIHSTTAVTFNVAGNLKVAVAVLVSWTIFRNPISGMNAVGCGVTLVGCTFYGYIRHLLSQQLPGAPRTPRTPPKTPRGRMELHPLVNDKLDDKV is encoded by the exons ATGGAGGAGTCTCGGCTGTGCCAGTGGACCGTCATTAGATCTCTTCTGGCTGTTCTTCAATGGTGGGGATTCAATGTCACCGTTGTTGTCATGAACAAGTGGATCTttcag AAACTGGATTTTAAGTTTCCCTTAACTGTATCATGTGTGCATTTCATATGCTCGGCAATTGGGGCATACACGGTAATCAAGGTGTTGAAGCTTAAACCACTAATAGCAGTTGAGCCTGAAGATCGCTGGAAAAGGATATTTCCTATGTCATTCGTGTTCTGTATTAACATAGTGTTGGGGAATGTGAGCTTACGTTACATTCCAGTTTCTTTTATGCAAACGATTAAGTCATTCACTCCTGCGACCACAG TTTTTTTGCAGTGGCTGGTTTGGAGAAAGAGCTTTGACTGGCGAATTTGGGCTTCCTTGATACCCATTGTTGGAGGAATTCTTCTTACTTCTGTTACAGAGCTTAGTTTTAATATGCTTGGATTTTGTGCTGCCTTATTTGGTTGTCTGGCTACTTCCACGAAGACTATCCTTGCAGAGTCTCTGTTGCATGGATACAAGTTTGACAG CATAAACACTGTGTACTACATGGCACCTTTTGCAACCATGATCTTGGGAGTACCTGCTATGCTACTCGAAGGTAATGGAGTTCTTGAATGGCTTCACACCCATGAGACTCTTGTTCCATCCCTCACCATAATTTTCAGCTCTGGGGTATTGGCATTTTGTCTCAACTTCTCCATCTTCTATGTGATTCATTCCACAACTGCTGTAACATTCAATGTTGCTGGAAACCTCAAG GTTGCTGTTGCTGTCCTTGTTTCATGGACGATATTCCGAAACCCAATTTCCGGTATGAATGCTGTTGGATGTGGAGTAACCCTCGTGGGATGTACTTTCTATGGGTACATAAGACACCTGCTATCCCAACAGCTGCCAGGAGCTCCTCGAACACCCAGGACTCCACCCAAGACTCCACGAGGTCGTATGGAGCTGCACCCTCTAGTAAATGATAAGTTAGATGACAAGGTCTGA